The Desulfovibrio sp. genomic interval GATTTTCTCTCCGAACCTTCGGAGAAGCCTTCCTCCGCCTCGGCTACAATGGAAGCCGGGGTTATGGAAGCTGGGGCTGCAGTCGCGGCTGGAGCCGCGGTCGCCGCCATGGCCGCCCCATCCAGTGAGGCTATGGACTCCTTGAACGCCCGCCTGGACGCTCTGGAGGAACAGCTCGCCGGAATGAGCGGTTCACTCACCGATTCCTTCAAGGCCATGCTGGACGAAGCCGTGGAAGGCATAAAGGCCGAGCTTCCCGCCCAGGTGGATACTGTCGATCCCGCCCCCATGATCGCCGAACTCAGGCAGAGTTTGGAAGAGCAGATCGAGGCTTTGAAAGCTGACCTCCCCAAGCCCCTGGACGAAGAGGCTCTGGCCGGACGCATCAAAGAGGAAATCCTGGCCGCTCTGCCTGCCCCCCAGGACACCGGTGAAAGCGCCGCTCCTTTGATAGAGGAAGCCACCGCCAGGCTTCAGGGGAGCATTGACGCTCTCCAGTCCCGCATGGACGCCGTGCCTGCCGACATGTCCTCCCTGGTGGATGAGTTGGCTGCCCAGTTGGAACCGCGCATCGCGGCTGTGGAATCCCAGGCCGGAGCAAACTCCTCAGAGCAGTCTGGTGTCAGCACAGAGGACCTGGACGCCCTGCGCCAGGAGATCTTGGCCGAGATGAAGAAGGCTGTTCCCGCTGCCGCTGCCCAGGTTATCCGCGAAGAAATCCAGGCCCTTCTCCAAGAGCCGGACTAGAGACTCACCACAGGCTTTTGTAGCAAGTCCCTCCTCATGCACCCGCGCAAATCGGAAGCCCTGGGTTTGTGCCTTGGTGCCTCCTCCATCGGCATGGTCCGGCTGGTCCGCTCTGGGGAAACATACCGCGTCGTCCTTGGACTAAGTCGCCCACACGGTGGCAATCCGTCCAAAGTACTGCTTGATCTTCTAGCCTCCATACCGGCGTGGCACGAGCTGCCCATGGCGGCCACCGGCAGAAAACTCCGCGATCTCGTCCGTCTTGCTTCCCTTTCCGAGCCCGAAGCTGTCGAACTCGCCACCGCGTTTGTTCTTGGTGCCGGTAAGTCCGCAACAACGGTGTTAAGCGCGGGTGGCGAGACATTCATGGCCTACCACCTGGACGCGTCGGGCCAGATTCGCGATATCCAGTCCGGAAACAAATGCGCCTCCGGAACCGGCGAGTTCCTCTTGCAGCAACTTGGCCGCATGGGGCTTGGAGTGAACGATCTGCGCGGCATGGATTGCGATGTCGATCCGTATACCGTGTCCGGGCGATGTTCGGTGTTCTGCAAGTCCGACTGCACGCACGCCTTGAACAAAGGTGCTCAGAAACAGGCCGTGGTGGCCGGGCTTGGCCGCATGATGGCCGGGAAATGTCTTGAGCTTATCCACTGCATGCCCAGGGATAGGGTTCTGCTTACGGGAGGTTGCGCTGCCAACCCGTATCTGGTGCGCTTTCTTAAGGAGCATGTCGGCAAGTTGATCGTTCCTGACGCAGCACCCTGGTTCGAGGCCTTGGGAGCTGCCCTCTGGGCCATGGAGCATGCGGCCCCGCCTCCAGCAAGCTTATCCCTGCTCGCGGCCAAGACAAACAGCTTCGTGTTGCTGCCGCCTTTGTCTGATTATCTTGGCATGGTGGATTTCAAGGACCACCTCCGGGGGAAAGCCCACCCTGGCGATGAGGTTCTCATTGGCCTGGATGTGGGTTCCACTACCACCAAGGGAGTTTTAATAAGGCGGAGCGACAAGGCCGTGCTCGCTGGAGAATACCTGCGCACCGAGGGCGACCCGGTGGATGCGTCGAGACAGGTATACCTTAGCCTCGCCCGTCAGTTGGGCGTGCCTGTGCGCATAACCGGCCTTGGGGTAACAGGGTCGGGCCGGGCCATCGCCGCGCTGCACGGCTCAGCCACGGCGGCCATCAACGAAATCGTGGCCCATGCCGCCGCGGCCGCTCACTACGATCCAAATGTCGATACCATTTTCGAAATCGGCGGGCAGGACGCCAAGTACACCTACCTCTGCCAAGGCCATCCCTGCGATTCGGCCATGAACGAGGCCTGCAGCGCGGGAACAGGTTCTTTTCTGGAAGAATCCGCCAGGGAATCGCTTGGCGTGGACACCCTAGAAATCGCAGAGCTTGCCCTAGCGGCGGCATCCACTCCGAATTTCAACGACCAGTGCGCTGCGTTCATCGGTTCGGACATCAAGCGGGCCTCGCAAGAGGGTTTGTCCCTTCCCGACATTCTGGCAGGACTGGTCCACTCCATCTGCCTCAACTACGTCAGCCGGGTGAAAGGTAACCGCCCCACGGGAGAGCGCGTCTTCATGCAGGGCGGCGTGTGCTACAACAAGGCTGTTCCCGCAGCCATGGCCATGCTCACCGGGAGGCGCATCGTGGTCCCGCCCGAGCCTGGTCTCATGGGCGCCCTCGGGGTCGCCCTCGTGGTCGATCGACGGATGCGTCGGGGCATCCTGACAGAAGGAAAATTCGATTTGCCCGAGCTTGCCAGGCGTCAAGCCACTCAGCGAGCCCCGTTTTCCTGCCGTGGCGGAAAAGGCGGCCAGCCCGGATGCGACCTCGGCTGCACCATCGCGAGGGTTGAGATCGAGGGGAAAGTCCACCCTTTCGGTGGTATCTGCAACCGTTTCGAAAACCTGCGCAAAGGCACCTCGCTCGACGTCTCAACCCTGGACTTTGTGCAGGCCCGCCAACGCCGGATTTTTTGCGACCATGCTC includes:
- a CDS encoding apolipoprotein A1/A4/E family protein; translation: MSNSPEDIIELTDILEHGPGASKKDAAGDGVDLSFERELEDLFAESPGDKPAGASPDLPGLDDLHLPDETTAPGGDIDLDGLDALLADADKSQSGGMDLPELTDDFLSEPSEKPSSASATMEAGVMEAGAAVAAGAAVAAMAAPSSEAMDSLNARLDALEEQLAGMSGSLTDSFKAMLDEAVEGIKAELPAQVDTVDPAPMIAELRQSLEEQIEALKADLPKPLDEEALAGRIKEEILAALPAPQDTGESAAPLIEEATARLQGSIDALQSRMDAVPADMSSLVDELAAQLEPRIAAVESQAGANSSEQSGVSTEDLDALRQEILAEMKKAVPAAAAQVIREEIQALLQEPD